The following are encoded in a window of Platichthys flesus chromosome 11, fPlaFle2.1, whole genome shotgun sequence genomic DNA:
- the paqr6 gene encoding membrane progestin receptor delta isoform X1, with amino-acid sequence MSMQGSVLAVGKCLACLEFMLFPVWRGIGAGTGVGGGWSQGWGRGLRWEPDSPGQGARVPVFDYPVWLVLCRGGRARLQEVCQRGRGAIRLPTDLLSIKLPQLFNIHQIPTVFREDSIISGYRHPRSSALDCVLSSFQMNNETINIWTHFLPTWYFLWRFCVLCSTLNFLTDSYTWPLLVYMVLICIYPFTSSCAHTFSTMSPESRHICYFFDYGALSLYSLGCAISYGYYVMPDCWVNSFLHQHFVPIAIGNTLFCTSLSCYSRFLELQFPQRSKALRTGAFVVPFLFDTVPLFYRILLCCGGSCSSSGALSSHCYHLLFAFLTCFLFTAHLPERLAPGRFDFIGHSHQLFHVCAVVGTHFQMEGVLADMAQRKAWLADHGATPSFLGTIGVLVVGLVLNLGIIGIFSAPLLWNPCRGATPPHTAKHDCKAH; translated from the exons TGTTTCCAGTGTGGCGGGGGATCGGGGCCGGTACTGGCGTCGGAGGTGGGTGGAGCCAGGGCTGGGGACGCGGCCTGCGATGGGAGCCCGACAGTCCCGGACAAGGCGCCCGGGTCCCGGTGTTTGACTACCCCGTGTGGCTGGTGCTGTGCCGGGGGGGCCGAGCCAGACTCCAGGAGGTCtgtcagagagggaggggggcgaTCAGACTGCCCACTGACCTGCTCAGCATCAAACTCCCGCAGCTCTTCAACATCCACCAGATCCCGACG GTGTTCCGGGAGGACAGCATCATCTCCGGGTACCGTCACCCCCGCAGCTCGGCCCTGGACTGTGTCCTCAGCAGCTTCCAGATGAACAACGAGACCATCAACATCTGGACCCACTTCCTCCCAACATG gTATTTCCTGTGGCGTTTCTGCgtcctctgctccactctgaacttcctgaccgacagctACACCTGGCCCCTGCTGGTGTACATGGTGCTGATCTGCATTTACCCCTTCACCTCCAGCTGCGCCCACACCTTCAGCACCATGTCCCCGGAGTCCCGCCACATCTGCTACTTCTTCGACTACGGAGCGCTCAGCCTCTACAGCCTCG gctgTGCCATAAGCTACGGATACTATGTGATGCCTGACTGTTGGGTGAACAGCTTCCTCCATCAACACTTTGTGCCCATTGCCATTGGAAACACGTTGTTCTGTACGAGTCTGTCCTGCTATTCCAG gTTCCTGGAGCTTCAGTTCCCTCAGAGAAGTAAAGCTCTGAGAACAGGAGCGTTCGTCGTCCCCTTTCTCTTTGACACTGTCCCTTTGTTTTACAGG ATTCTCCTGTGCTGCGGgggaagctgcagctccagcgGCGCCTTGTCCAGTCACTGTTACCACCTCCTCTTCGCCTTCCTCACCTGCTTCCTGTTCACCGCCCACCTCCCGGAGAGGCTGGCGCCGGGACGCTTCGACTTCATCG GCCACAGCCACCAGCTCTTCCACGTCTGTGCCGTGGTGGGGACCCACTTCCAGATGGAGGGCGTGTTGGCGGACATGGCGCAGCGGAAGGCGTGGCTAGCGGACCACGGGGCCACGCCCTCCTTCCTGGGGACCATCGGCGTGCTGGTGGTCGGCCTCGTCCTTAACCTCGGCATCATCGGCATATTCAGCGCGCCGCTGCTGTGGAACCCGTGCCGCGGCGCCACCCCGCCGCACACGGCCAAGCATGACTGCAAGGCGCACTGA
- the paqr6 gene encoding membrane progestin receptor delta isoform X2: MPEGRVFPVWRGIGAGTGVGGGWSQGWGRGLRWEPDSPGQGARVPVFDYPVWLVLCRGGRARLQEVCQRGRGAIRLPTDLLSIKLPQLFNIHQIPTVFREDSIISGYRHPRSSALDCVLSSFQMNNETINIWTHFLPTWYFLWRFCVLCSTLNFLTDSYTWPLLVYMVLICIYPFTSSCAHTFSTMSPESRHICYFFDYGALSLYSLGCAISYGYYVMPDCWVNSFLHQHFVPIAIGNTLFCTSLSCYSRFLELQFPQRSKALRTGAFVVPFLFDTVPLFYRILLCCGGSCSSSGALSSHCYHLLFAFLTCFLFTAHLPERLAPGRFDFIGHSHQLFHVCAVVGTHFQMEGVLADMAQRKAWLADHGATPSFLGTIGVLVVGLVLNLGIIGIFSAPLLWNPCRGATPPHTAKHDCKAH, from the exons TGTTTCCAGTGTGGCGGGGGATCGGGGCCGGTACTGGCGTCGGAGGTGGGTGGAGCCAGGGCTGGGGACGCGGCCTGCGATGGGAGCCCGACAGTCCCGGACAAGGCGCCCGGGTCCCGGTGTTTGACTACCCCGTGTGGCTGGTGCTGTGCCGGGGGGGCCGAGCCAGACTCCAGGAGGTCtgtcagagagggaggggggcgaTCAGACTGCCCACTGACCTGCTCAGCATCAAACTCCCGCAGCTCTTCAACATCCACCAGATCCCGACG GTGTTCCGGGAGGACAGCATCATCTCCGGGTACCGTCACCCCCGCAGCTCGGCCCTGGACTGTGTCCTCAGCAGCTTCCAGATGAACAACGAGACCATCAACATCTGGACCCACTTCCTCCCAACATG gTATTTCCTGTGGCGTTTCTGCgtcctctgctccactctgaacttcctgaccgacagctACACCTGGCCCCTGCTGGTGTACATGGTGCTGATCTGCATTTACCCCTTCACCTCCAGCTGCGCCCACACCTTCAGCACCATGTCCCCGGAGTCCCGCCACATCTGCTACTTCTTCGACTACGGAGCGCTCAGCCTCTACAGCCTCG gctgTGCCATAAGCTACGGATACTATGTGATGCCTGACTGTTGGGTGAACAGCTTCCTCCATCAACACTTTGTGCCCATTGCCATTGGAAACACGTTGTTCTGTACGAGTCTGTCCTGCTATTCCAG gTTCCTGGAGCTTCAGTTCCCTCAGAGAAGTAAAGCTCTGAGAACAGGAGCGTTCGTCGTCCCCTTTCTCTTTGACACTGTCCCTTTGTTTTACAGG ATTCTCCTGTGCTGCGGgggaagctgcagctccagcgGCGCCTTGTCCAGTCACTGTTACCACCTCCTCTTCGCCTTCCTCACCTGCTTCCTGTTCACCGCCCACCTCCCGGAGAGGCTGGCGCCGGGACGCTTCGACTTCATCG GCCACAGCCACCAGCTCTTCCACGTCTGTGCCGTGGTGGGGACCCACTTCCAGATGGAGGGCGTGTTGGCGGACATGGCGCAGCGGAAGGCGTGGCTAGCGGACCACGGGGCCACGCCCTCCTTCCTGGGGACCATCGGCGTGCTGGTGGTCGGCCTCGTCCTTAACCTCGGCATCATCGGCATATTCAGCGCGCCGCTGCTGTGGAACCCGTGCCGCGGCGCCACCCCGCCGCACACGGCCAAGCATGACTGCAAGGCGCACTGA